One Nostoc punctiforme PCC 73102 DNA window includes the following coding sequences:
- a CDS encoding pentapeptide repeat-containing protein — protein MTIESDSSNPPTPESVPENDLQPDDFDGSTTEKNLSSEVLATQQALAAIASLKSPQYTTALQQARSEVKQPTSNQFIVKPRALLITLIAIAITFIGIILNNWMVGIIGTLITLLLSLAILLPWFQEVLNEWFSPQERTLFVAFLGLIVAIIGLIRFTGVSDRLLVLGRKINWDIAGTLADWFGALGQILIAIIAVYVAWRQYVISKDLTIQQNLLTVQQNIITQQQTIDSYFQGISDLVLDEEGLLEDWPQERAIAEGRTAAILSSVDGSGKAKILRFLSRSKLLSPLKRDRLLGRAILDGTGGYAEDRLEGLRVIDLGVMLAAADLSGTDLRWTDLSEANLVRANLTGCDLVKANLSRTILYNANLTGADINGIRLFYGLVDKASPRSRTEPPDYETGEQTGAVVENADFSNVQRMSESARCYCCTWGGEKTRATIPGGCEGIPNKLER, from the coding sequence ATGACGATTGAATCCGATTCCTCTAATCCACCAACCCCAGAATCAGTACCTGAAAACGACTTGCAACCTGATGACTTTGACGGGAGTACAACTGAGAAAAACCTCAGCTCAGAAGTACTAGCGACACAACAAGCACTAGCGGCGATCGCATCTTTGAAATCTCCGCAATATACAACTGCTTTACAACAAGCCCGTTCTGAGGTCAAGCAACCCACTAGCAATCAATTTATAGTTAAGCCAAGGGCATTGCTAATTACTCTAATAGCGATCGCTATCACATTCATCGGAATTATCCTCAATAACTGGATGGTTGGCATTATCGGAACGCTGATAACTTTGCTGTTATCCTTAGCCATATTATTGCCTTGGTTCCAAGAAGTTTTAAACGAGTGGTTTTCACCCCAAGAGCGCACCCTTTTTGTGGCCTTTTTGGGACTAATAGTAGCTATCATCGGCTTGATCAGGTTTACAGGGGTGAGCGATCGCTTACTTGTTTTAGGACGCAAAATTAACTGGGATATTGCTGGAACCCTAGCAGATTGGTTTGGTGCTTTGGGACAAATCCTGATCGCCATCATTGCTGTTTATGTAGCGTGGCGGCAATATGTTATTTCCAAAGACTTGACAATTCAGCAAAACCTGCTCACAGTTCAGCAAAATATTATCACCCAGCAACAGACAATTGATTCTTATTTCCAAGGCATTTCAGACTTGGTGTTAGATGAAGAAGGATTATTAGAAGATTGGCCCCAAGAAAGAGCGATCGCTGAAGGACGCACTGCGGCAATTTTAAGTAGCGTTGATGGTAGTGGTAAAGCGAAAATTCTCCGCTTTCTCTCACGTTCCAAGTTGTTGTCACCCCTAAAACGCGATCGCCTATTAGGTCGAGCCATTCTTGATGGGACTGGCGGATACGCAGAAGACCGTCTGGAAGGTTTGCGTGTCATCGATTTAGGCGTAATGCTAGCCGCAGCAGACCTTTCTGGTACTGATTTACGTTGGACTGACCTCAGCGAAGCTAATCTTGTCCGCGCTAATTTGACCGGTTGTGACTTAGTAAAAGCCAACCTCTCCCGCACAATTTTATATAATGCTAATCTCACTGGTGCCGACATCAACGGCATTCGCCTATTCTACGGTTTAGTAGATAAAGCATCACCCCGCAGTCGGACTGAACCGCCAGATTATGAAACCGGCGAACAAACTGGTGCTGTAGTGGAAAATGCCGATTTCAGTAATGTGCAACGGATGTCTGAGTCTGCACGTTGCTATTGTTGTACTTGGGGTGGCGAAAAAACTAGAGCTACTATTCCAGGTGGTTGTGAAGGTATTCCTAATAAGTTGGAAAGATAG
- a CDS encoding sulfate/molybdate ABC transporter ATP-binding protein, protein MGIVVENVSKQFGSFKAVDEVSLEIKSGSLVALLGPSGSGKSTLLRLISGLEMPDSGKILLTGKDATYQSVQQRNIGFVFQHYALFKHLTVRQNIAFGLEIRKAQPKKIKGKVEQLLELVQLSGLGDRYPSQLSGGQRQRVALARALAVEPEVLLLDEPFGALDAKVRKDLRAWLRRLHDEVHVTTVFVTHDQEEAMEVSDEVVVMNKGRVEQVGTPSEIYDNPATAFVMSFIGPVNVLPSNSKIFQSSGFDAPHPQVFLRPQDVILEKAANGATTPATVSRLIHLGWEIQVELTFDDGQVVMAHLTRDRFNDLELEPKQRIYVKPKDAKSFPVSYSI, encoded by the coding sequence GTGGGCATAGTAGTTGAGAATGTCTCCAAACAATTCGGGAGTTTCAAGGCTGTTGATGAGGTTAGCCTGGAAATTAAGAGTGGTTCGCTAGTTGCGTTGCTTGGGCCGTCGGGGTCGGGTAAATCTACGCTACTACGGTTAATTTCAGGTTTAGAAATGCCAGATAGCGGCAAAATCCTGCTTACCGGTAAGGATGCTACATACCAAAGCGTGCAGCAGCGCAATATTGGCTTTGTATTTCAGCACTATGCCCTATTTAAGCATTTGACTGTCAGGCAGAATATTGCTTTTGGCTTAGAAATTCGGAAGGCACAGCCAAAGAAGATTAAGGGAAAGGTAGAACAGTTACTAGAATTGGTGCAATTGAGTGGATTAGGCGATCGCTATCCATCACAACTTTCTGGTGGTCAAAGACAACGGGTAGCCTTAGCAAGGGCATTAGCAGTAGAACCTGAAGTATTACTCCTAGATGAACCCTTTGGCGCACTTGATGCTAAAGTCCGCAAAGATTTACGGGCATGGTTACGCCGCCTCCATGATGAGGTTCATGTTACCACGGTTTTCGTCACCCACGACCAAGAGGAAGCAATGGAAGTTTCCGATGAAGTTGTGGTCATGAATAAAGGGCGCGTGGAACAGGTGGGGACACCATCGGAAATTTATGATAATCCTGCCACCGCATTTGTGATGAGCTTCATCGGTCCGGTAAATGTATTACCCAGCAACTCGAAGATTTTTCAAAGTAGCGGGTTTGATGCGCCACATCCACAAGTATTTTTGCGCCCGCAAGATGTGATTTTAGAAAAGGCTGCTAATGGTGCCACTACACCTGCAACAGTGAGCCGATTGATACATTTGGGTTGGGAAATTCAGGTAGAATTAACTTTCGATGACGGGCAAGTGGTGATGGCGCATTTAACACGCGATCGCTTTAATGACTTAGAGTTAGAACCGAAACAGCGTATATATGTCAAGCCAAAGGATGCAAAATCCTTCCCAGTGTCTTATTCAATTTAG
- the nblS gene encoding two-component system sensor histidine kinase NblS has protein sequence MLTLLKTIRHAIASWWSEFTLQTKLLAVATLVVSLVMSGLTFWAVNTIQQDARMNDTRFGRDLGLLLAANVAPLVADNNLTEVAQFSQRFYSSTSSVRYMLYADETGEIFFGIPFWEAEVENSLTIKRRIQLPEDYPGDGEKPMVRQHMTPDGVVTDVFIPLIVNKKYLGVLAIGINPNQTAVISTNFTRDVTIAVFITIWVMVILAGVINALTITKPIKELLVGVKEIATGNFKQRIDLPLGGELGELILSFNEMAERLERYEEQNIEELTAEKAKLETLVSTIADGAVLIDNNMQVILVNPTARRIFGWETADVVGCNVLHHLPPAVQMEITGPLYEMAAGECESAEFRIFINQPTPRTIRILLTTVLNVQRESIKGIAITVQDITREVELNDAKSQFISNVSHELRTPLFNIKTYIETLHDYGEDLGLEERQEFLQTVNHETDRLTRLVNDVLDLSKLESGRQYNFDGVDLAQAIEQTLRTYQLNAKDKGVELLQEVDTNLPLVMGNYDLLVQVFGNLIGNALKFTKAGGKVAIRAYQLDFKPNHSQSSPVRIEISDTGIGIATEDQHSIFERFFRVENRVHTLEGTGLGLSIVRNIIDRHRSKVHLVSEVGIGTTFWFDLAAFEEKAPPIQVEAITEASKITTV, from the coding sequence ATGCTAACTCTGTTAAAAACAATTCGACATGCGATCGCAAGTTGGTGGTCTGAGTTCACCCTCCAGACTAAGCTGCTGGCTGTGGCTACATTGGTGGTTTCCTTGGTGATGAGTGGTTTGACCTTCTGGGCTGTGAATACAATTCAGCAGGACGCGCGGATGAATGACACCCGCTTCGGGCGTGACTTGGGTTTGCTGCTTGCTGCCAATGTTGCCCCCCTGGTTGCTGACAATAATCTCACGGAGGTTGCCCAATTTTCTCAACGCTTCTACAGCAGCACCTCTAGCGTGCGTTATATGCTTTACGCTGATGAAACCGGGGAAATCTTCTTTGGCATACCTTTTTGGGAAGCCGAGGTAGAAAATTCCCTCACCATTAAACGGCGAATACAATTGCCAGAAGATTACCCTGGTGATGGGGAAAAGCCGATGGTGCGGCAACACATGACTCCAGATGGAGTTGTTACCGATGTATTTATTCCTCTGATCGTTAATAAGAAATACTTAGGTGTATTAGCGATCGGTATCAACCCCAATCAGACTGCTGTCATCTCCACCAATTTTACCCGCGATGTCACCATTGCCGTTTTTATCACAATTTGGGTAATGGTGATTTTGGCAGGAGTAATCAACGCTTTGACCATCACTAAACCAATAAAAGAACTGCTAGTGGGGGTAAAGGAAATTGCTACCGGGAATTTCAAGCAGCGCATTGATTTACCTTTAGGGGGCGAACTAGGGGAGTTAATTTTAAGCTTTAATGAGATGGCAGAGCGATTAGAACGCTATGAAGAACAGAATATTGAAGAACTGACCGCAGAAAAAGCCAAGCTAGAAACCCTTGTTTCCACGATCGCAGATGGTGCTGTGTTGATTGATAACAACATGCAGGTGATATTAGTCAACCCCACGGCGCGGCGGATTTTTGGCTGGGAAACGGCTGATGTGGTTGGTTGCAATGTATTGCATCACTTGCCGCCAGCAGTACAAATGGAAATCACTGGCCCATTGTACGAAATGGCAGCAGGTGAATGCGAAAGCGCCGAATTCCGCATTTTTATTAACCAACCCACCCCTCGAACAATCCGTATTCTCTTGACTACAGTACTCAACGTGCAAAGAGAAAGCATCAAAGGTATTGCGATTACCGTCCAAGATATAACCCGTGAGGTGGAATTAAACGATGCAAAAAGTCAATTTATCAGCAACGTTTCTCACGAACTGCGAACGCCTTTATTTAACATCAAAACCTATATTGAAACCCTGCATGACTACGGCGAAGACTTAGGATTAGAAGAACGGCAAGAGTTTTTGCAAACAGTTAATCATGAAACCGATCGCCTAACCCGCCTAGTTAACGATGTATTAGATTTATCAAAACTCGAATCTGGCCGTCAGTATAACTTCGATGGAGTGGATCTAGCTCAAGCGATCGAGCAAACATTGCGTACTTACCAACTCAATGCCAAAGATAAAGGTGTTGAACTTCTTCAGGAAGTTGATACTAATTTACCCCTGGTAATGGGTAATTACGATCTGTTAGTACAAGTTTTTGGCAATCTAATTGGTAATGCCCTCAAATTTACCAAAGCCGGTGGTAAAGTAGCAATCCGCGCTTACCAACTAGATTTCAAACCCAATCACAGCCAATCTTCTCCAGTGCGGATTGAAATTTCCGATACTGGAATTGGCATTGCTACAGAAGACCAGCACTCAATTTTTGAACGCTTCTTTCGCGTAGAAAACCGAGTTCACACCCTAGAAGGCACAGGTTTAGGATTATCGATTGTCAGAAATATCATCGACAGACATCGTAGTAAAGTCCATCTAGTGAGTGAAGTTGGCATTGGCACAACTTTTTGGTTCGACTTAGCCGCCTTTGAGGAAAAAGCGCCACCGATACAAGTTGAAGCTATTACTGAAGCATCCAAAATCACCACGGTCTAA
- a CDS encoding Uma2 family endonuclease: MTQALPKLLTFNEFIEWYPNDAKRYELHKGVIIEMPPPTGAHEKVVGFIAHKLTVEFDRLNLPYTIPKTAFIQTPSAESAYSPDVLLLNLDNLDNEPLFQKQSTVSQAASVPIVIEVVSSNWRDDYYNKLRDYEEMGIPEYWIADYAALGARKFIGNPKQPTIFVCELVDGEYQMTSFQGNTAILSPTFPQLNLTAQQIFNAAN, encoded by the coding sequence ATGACTCAAGCGTTGCCCAAATTACTCACCTTCAACGAATTTATTGAATGGTATCCCAATGACGCTAAACGCTATGAATTGCACAAAGGAGTAATTATTGAAATGCCACCTCCAACCGGAGCGCATGAAAAAGTTGTGGGATTTATAGCCCATAAGCTAACTGTCGAGTTTGATCGCTTGAATCTTCCCTACACTATACCCAAAACTGCATTTATCCAAACTCCTTCTGCCGAATCCGCTTATTCGCCTGATGTGTTGCTGCTAAATCTTGATAATCTTGACAATGAACCGCTTTTTCAAAAACAGTCAACAGTAAGCCAAGCAGCATCAGTTCCAATAGTTATAGAAGTTGTTTCAAGCAACTGGCGAGATGATTACTACAATAAACTTAGAGATTATGAGGAAATGGGAATTCCCGAATATTGGATTGCTGATTATGCTGCATTGGGCGCAAGAAAGTTCATCGGCAATCCCAAACAACCCACTATTTTTGTATGCGAATTAGTTGATGGCGAATATCAAATGACATCTTTTCAAGGCAATACAGCGATTTTATCACCTACCTTTCCCCAATTAAATTTAACTGCACAACAGATTTTTAATGCGGCTAACTAA
- the yidD gene encoding membrane protein insertion efficiency factor YidD, with translation MQISLFDSFARQVSAAAITGYQKHISPHKGFACAHRILYGGESCSQYIKRVIAKEGLKVAFVNSRERFQACKEANQILRRRAATCRYVSMSIENSEESTEEEAEKQQRKQASAKAGQTSSFINGNNTECFDCADLGCNCAEILNMAPDCGALDCGVPDCSFLDCSGADCSFLDCGSCGS, from the coding sequence ATGCAGATTTCCTTGTTCGATTCTTTTGCTAGACAAGTTAGTGCTGCCGCAATTACCGGATATCAAAAGCACATTTCCCCACACAAAGGTTTTGCTTGTGCCCACAGAATACTATATGGCGGCGAATCTTGCTCTCAATACATCAAGCGGGTAATTGCTAAGGAAGGGTTAAAAGTAGCATTTGTCAATAGCCGTGAACGATTTCAAGCTTGCAAGGAAGCTAACCAAATTTTGCGTAGACGCGCAGCAACTTGTCGCTACGTATCTATGTCAATCGAAAATTCCGAAGAATCTACAGAGGAGGAAGCAGAAAAACAGCAACGAAAACAAGCATCTGCTAAAGCTGGTCAAACATCCTCATTTATTAACGGCAATAATACTGAATGTTTTGATTGTGCCGATTTGGGCTGTAATTGTGCCGAGATACTTAATATGGCTCCTGATTGTGGTGCCCTGGATTGTGGTGTCCCGGATTGTAGTTTCCTAGATTGCAGTGGTGCTGATTGTAGCTTTCTCGACTGTGGCAGTTGCGGTAGCTAA
- the chlP gene encoding geranylgeranyl reductase, giving the protein MTLRVAVIGSGPAGSSAAETLAASGIETYLFERKLDNAKPCGGAIPLCMVSEFDLPPEIIDRRVRKMKMISPSNREVDINLINEDEYIGMCRREVLDGFLRDRAAKLGANLINATVHKLDIPGNNTDPYTIHYVDHTEGISQGIAKTLKVDLIIGADGANSRVAKEMDAGDYNYAIAFQERIRLPEDKMAYYNDLAEMYVGDDVSTDFYAWVFPKYDHVAVGTGTMHINKASIKQLQAGIRARASEKLAGGKIIKVEAHPIPEHPRPRRVVGRIALVGDAAGYVTKSSGEGIYFAAKSGRMCAETIVEASNSGSRIPTEGDLKIYLKRWDKRYGLTYKVLDILQSVFYRSDATREAFVEMCDDLDVQRLTFDSYLYKTVVPANPITQLKITAKTIGSLIRGNALAP; this is encoded by the coding sequence TTGACACTACGGGTTGCTGTTATTGGGTCAGGCCCTGCTGGTTCATCTGCCGCAGAAACACTGGCAGCCTCTGGGATTGAAACCTACCTATTTGAGCGGAAGCTGGATAATGCAAAGCCTTGTGGGGGCGCAATTCCCCTATGTATGGTGAGTGAATTTGACTTACCACCAGAGATTATCGATCGCCGGGTACGGAAGATGAAAATGATTTCGCCTTCCAATCGGGAGGTTGATATCAATCTGATAAATGAAGATGAATATATAGGAATGTGCCGCCGGGAAGTGCTGGATGGCTTTTTGCGCGATCGCGCGGCAAAATTAGGCGCAAATTTAATTAATGCCACTGTTCATAAACTTGATATACCAGGAAACAATACCGATCCCTATACCATCCATTACGTTGACCATACAGAAGGTATATCACAGGGGATTGCCAAAACCCTGAAGGTGGATTTAATCATTGGGGCGGATGGGGCTAATTCTCGCGTTGCCAAAGAAATGGACGCTGGGGATTACAATTATGCGATCGCTTTCCAAGAGCGAATTCGCTTACCCGAAGACAAAATGGCCTACTATAACGACCTCGCCGAAATGTATGTCGGTGATGACGTTTCGACCGATTTCTACGCTTGGGTTTTCCCCAAATATGACCACGTAGCTGTCGGTACTGGCACAATGCACATCAATAAAGCCAGCATCAAACAGTTACAAGCTGGTATCCGCGCCCGTGCTTCCGAAAAATTGGCAGGCGGTAAAATCATCAAAGTAGAAGCGCACCCCATTCCTGAACATCCCCGTCCCCGTCGTGTCGTTGGTCGCATCGCTTTGGTGGGAGATGCTGCTGGTTACGTTACCAAGTCCTCTGGTGAAGGTATTTATTTTGCCGCTAAATCTGGGCGGATGTGTGCCGAAACCATTGTAGAAGCATCTAACAGTGGTAGCCGTATTCCTACAGAAGGCGACCTCAAGATTTACCTGAAGCGTTGGGATAAAAGATACGGACTCACCTACAAGGTGTTGGACATTCTGCAAAGTGTGTTCTATCGTTCCGACGCTACCCGCGAAGCGTTTGTGGAAATGTGTGATGACCTCGATGTACAACGGCTAACATTCGATAGCTATCTGTATAAAACGGTTGTCCCAGCTAATCCCATCACCCAATTGAAGATTACTGCCAAAACCATTGGTAGTCTAATTCGGGGTAATGCCCTTGCACCTTAA
- a CDS encoding FAD-binding oxidoreductase: MATTTIALTVIARPVAHLTLTAWSDSDDRQPLPLGTVDDASHLNQTQVTIKQVKSQPGVAEVLLQSVLRDALRQDKKVAIAGSRHTMGGHTLYAKGISLAMLNFNRMQFNPATKILTVQSGAKWSDIIPYLNERGYSVAVMQSNNDFSVGGTMSANAHGWQHNSPPFASTVESFRLMLASGKVVECSRQENSELFSLVLGGYGLFGIILDVDLRVVPNETYIAERFVIKSENYIDTYRQRIDGAANIGMAYGRLSVAPESFLQEAILTTYRQIPQGSQAIVSLEKQSDSGLPRTVFRGSIGSDYGKNLRWQLEKIVGGEAGNRVLRNQILNRPSTLFENRHQAETDILHEYFIPPQSLEAFLEKCRVIIPQSKGDLLNVTVRNVHQDNDSFLRYADGEVFGLVMLFHQQRTQEGEAKMEVMTQKLIEAALAVGGRYYLPYRLHATPEQFRQAYPQSAKFFALKRKYDPNGIFQNYFYQKYGS, encoded by the coding sequence GTGGCAACTACCACTATTGCCCTAACAGTCATCGCCAGACCTGTTGCTCATTTGACTTTAACAGCCTGGAGCGATAGCGATGATCGTCAACCTCTGCCTCTTGGCACGGTTGATGATGCCAGTCACCTGAATCAGACACAGGTGACAATTAAGCAGGTTAAAAGTCAGCCTGGAGTTGCTGAGGTGCTACTACAGTCTGTACTTAGAGATGCCTTACGTCAAGATAAGAAGGTAGCGATCGCTGGTTCACGCCATACGATGGGTGGTCACACTCTGTATGCTAAAGGTATCTCCTTGGCGATGCTTAACTTTAACCGGATGCAATTCAATCCGGCGACTAAAATTCTGACGGTACAATCAGGAGCTAAATGGTCTGATATTATTCCCTACCTAAATGAACGTGGCTATTCTGTCGCCGTCATGCAGTCCAACAACGATTTTTCTGTTGGCGGTACGATGAGCGCCAATGCTCATGGTTGGCAACATAATAGTCCGCCCTTTGCTAGCACGGTCGAAAGTTTCCGGTTAATGCTGGCAAGTGGCAAGGTTGTAGAGTGTTCCAGACAGGAAAACTCAGAGTTATTTTCTCTCGTTTTAGGCGGTTACGGATTATTCGGAATTATTCTTGACGTGGATTTGAGAGTAGTACCCAATGAGACGTATATAGCTGAACGGTTCGTGATTAAGAGCGAGAATTATATTGATACCTATCGGCAACGGATAGATGGTGCAGCCAATATTGGTATGGCATACGGTAGACTTTCTGTTGCACCAGAAAGCTTTTTACAAGAAGCTATTCTCACCACTTACCGCCAAATTCCCCAAGGAAGTCAGGCTATTGTCTCTTTAGAAAAACAGTCAGATTCTGGATTACCTCGGACGGTTTTTCGGGGCAGCATTGGCAGTGACTATGGCAAAAACTTGCGCTGGCAATTAGAAAAAATCGTTGGGGGAGAAGCCGGAAACCGGGTTTTGAGAAACCAGATTCTCAACCGTCCCTCCACCTTATTTGAAAATCGTCATCAGGCAGAGACTGACATCCTGCATGAGTACTTTATTCCCCCTCAATCTCTGGAAGCTTTTTTAGAGAAGTGTCGCGTGATTATTCCTCAGTCCAAAGGGGATTTGCTCAATGTCACGGTGCGAAATGTTCACCAAGATAACGACAGTTTTCTCAGATATGCCGATGGGGAAGTTTTTGGATTGGTGATGCTGTTTCATCAGCAACGCACTCAAGAGGGAGAGGCAAAGATGGAGGTAATGACCCAGAAACTGATTGAGGCAGCCCTCGCGGTTGGTGGCAGGTATTATCTACCCTATCGTCTCCATGCTACACCTGAACAATTTCGTCAAGCTTATCCACAATCTGCTAAATTTTTCGCCCTCAAGCGCAAGTATGACCCCAATGGGATTTTCCAGAATTATTTTTACCAAAAATACGGCAGTTAA
- the pabB gene encoding aminodeoxychorismate synthase component I: MKTLIIDNYDSYTFNLYQLIAEVNAEYPTVIYNDQFAWDELQHWEFDNIVISPGPGRPENLKDFGICRQAIQNTQVPLLGVCLGHQGLGNEYGGKVIHAPEVQHGRLSEVYHSGTDLFAGIPSPFSVVRYHSLLVANDLPDCLEKVAWTDDNLVMGMRHRSLPLWGVQFHPESICTQYGQTLFENFREITLKFAQERGNSPRKHYWVGDSDAASIPASSSSQKQQQEFQLCTQKLNLYRDTEQMFVHLFGKSPNTFWLDSSLVESGLSRFSFMGDSSGENSLLIRYQTRSAVGGSASAEADAPRTRSQELTITQSDTISCKTKGIFEYLQDEIERRHCPSDDLPFDFNCGFVGYFGYELKAECGSKLNHASSLPDAMFLLADRMIAIDHQEQTLYLLCLIQQGQYDLAEAWFEWIKHQIDHLLPLSPIVPSEVQTPVIFRLSRSEKTYLDNIQMCLQEIHEGETYQVCLTNKIHTDTTPDPLAFYRSLRRINPAPYSAFLRFGDVAIACSSPERFLHIDCQGWVETKPIKGTLPRGKTSNEDFILREKLRNSEKDRAENLMIVDLLRNDLGRVCAVGTVHVPKLMDVETYATVHQLVTTIRGHLRAEMSATDCIRNAFPGGSMTGAPKLRTLEIIDRLEQEARGVYSGAIGFLGLNGSADLNIVIRTAVLTPEQTSIGIGGGIVALSDPEMEFQETLLKAKALIHAMMIATHGAFDSNQYYIQGLETEAFDSSYKKVRAVY, encoded by the coding sequence ATGAAAACCCTAATTATTGATAATTATGACTCTTATACTTTTAATCTTTACCAATTAATTGCAGAAGTCAATGCAGAGTATCCCACTGTGATTTACAATGATCAATTTGCATGGGATGAACTGCAACATTGGGAATTTGACAACATTGTGATTTCACCAGGGCCAGGTCGTCCTGAAAATCTAAAAGATTTTGGGATCTGTCGTCAAGCTATTCAAAATACCCAAGTGCCACTTTTAGGTGTTTGTCTTGGACATCAAGGACTTGGTAATGAGTATGGAGGAAAAGTTATTCATGCACCTGAAGTTCAGCATGGTCGGCTCAGTGAAGTTTATCACAGCGGTACTGATTTGTTTGCGGGAATTCCTTCTCCTTTCTCTGTTGTGCGCTACCATTCTTTGCTGGTTGCAAATGATCTACCAGACTGTTTAGAAAAAGTAGCGTGGACAGACGACAATCTGGTAATGGGAATGCGCCATCGATCTTTGCCGCTATGGGGTGTGCAGTTTCATCCAGAGTCAATCTGTACTCAATATGGACAAACCTTATTTGAGAATTTTAGAGAGATTACCCTAAAATTTGCCCAAGAGCGAGGCAATAGTCCGAGAAAACACTATTGGGTAGGAGATAGCGATGCTGCTTCCATACCTGCAAGTTCTTCTTCCCAAAAACAGCAACAGGAATTTCAACTTTGTACGCAGAAGTTGAATCTGTATCGCGATACCGAGCAAATGTTTGTGCATTTGTTTGGCAAATCACCAAATACCTTCTGGCTAGATAGCAGTCTGGTTGAATCTGGTCTTTCTCGCTTTTCCTTTATGGGAGATAGCAGTGGCGAAAACAGTCTGCTAATTCGCTATCAGACGCGATCTGCCGTAGGCGGCAGCGCTTCTGCTGAAGCAGACGCTCCGCGAACGCGATCGCAGGAACTCACCATTACGCAGTCTGATACCATAAGCTGTAAGACAAAGGGGATTTTTGAATATCTCCAGGATGAAATTGAACGACGACATTGCCCATCAGATGATTTACCCTTCGATTTCAACTGTGGGTTTGTGGGTTACTTTGGCTATGAATTAAAGGCAGAGTGCGGATCTAAATTAAATCACGCCTCTAGCTTACCTGATGCTATGTTTCTGTTGGCCGATCGCATGATTGCAATCGATCACCAGGAGCAAACCCTCTATCTGCTTTGCCTAATTCAGCAAGGACAATACGACTTAGCAGAAGCCTGGTTTGAATGGATAAAACACCAAATTGACCATCTTCTTCCCCTATCGCCTATTGTTCCATCAGAAGTTCAGACACCTGTTATTTTCCGATTAAGTCGGTCAGAAAAAACTTATCTTGATAATATTCAGATGTGTTTGCAAGAAATTCACGAAGGAGAAACTTATCAAGTTTGTTTAACAAACAAGATTCACACAGACACAACACCCGATCCCCTGGCATTCTATCGTTCATTACGCCGCATCAATCCTGCTCCATACTCTGCATTTTTGCGCTTTGGCGATGTCGCGATCGCTTGCTCATCTCCAGAGCGATTTCTGCACATTGATTGTCAAGGCTGGGTGGAAACAAAACCCATCAAGGGAACCCTACCACGAGGAAAAACATCCAACGAAGATTTTATCCTGCGTGAAAAATTGCGGAACAGTGAAAAAGATCGCGCTGAAAATCTGATGATCGTGGATTTGCTTCGCAATGATTTAGGACGGGTTTGTGCAGTCGGTACTGTCCATGTTCCCAAATTGATGGATGTGGAAACCTATGCTACGGTACATCAACTGGTGACGACTATTCGCGGTCATTTACGTGCTGAGATGAGCGCCACAGACTGCATTCGCAACGCCTTTCCAGGCGGTTCGATGACAGGCGCTCCCAAACTCAGAACCCTTGAGATTATCGATCGATTAGAGCAAGAAGCACGGGGAGTTTACTCAGGAGCAATCGGCTTTTTGGGATTGAATGGTTCGGCTGATTTGAATATTGTTATTCGTACTGCTGTGCTGACTCCAGAGCAAACCTCAATTGGCATTGGCGGCGGCATTGTGGCGCTTTCCGATCCTGAAATGGAGTTTCAAGAAACACTCTTGAAAGCAAAGGCATTGATTCATGCCATGATGATCGCCACGCATGGGGCCTTTGATTCTAACCAATATTATATCCAGGGACTAGAAACAGAGGCTTTTGATAGCAGCTATAAAAAAGTGCGAGCAGTTTACTAG